The Fimbriimonas ginsengisoli Gsoil 348 genome window below encodes:
- the gap gene encoding type I glyceraldehyde-3-phosphate dehydrogenase, which translates to MAIRIGINGFGRIGRLSLRTILARYPGEVEVVAVNDLTDTKTNAHLFKHDSTYGNFAGAVDYADSEIHVNGKAIKVFAERDPGAIAWDSVGVDVVIESTGLFTDATKAAAHRNHGVKKVIISAPAKNEDLTIVLGVNDDVYDPAKHNVISNASCTTNGLAPVAKILHDRFGIEKGLLTTIHAFTNSQKTQDTAAKDLRDARAASQNIVPSSTGAAKAVGLVIPELQGKFTGMAFRVPVPTVSVVDFTAVLAKDASPAEINAAMKEYAEGKMKDILEYTEEELVSTDLKGNPHSSIFSAVDTVGVGNLVKVVSWYDNEWGYSCRIADLCKFVADRF; encoded by the coding sequence ATGGCAATTCGTATCGGCATCAATGGTTTCGGTCGCATCGGACGTCTTTCTCTTCGCACGATCTTGGCGCGATATCCCGGCGAGGTCGAGGTTGTGGCCGTCAACGACCTAACCGACACCAAGACCAACGCTCACCTCTTTAAGCACGACTCCACTTACGGCAACTTTGCCGGCGCGGTCGACTACGCCGATAGCGAGATCCACGTCAACGGTAAGGCGATCAAAGTCTTTGCCGAGCGAGATCCGGGCGCTATCGCTTGGGATTCCGTCGGCGTCGATGTGGTCATCGAGTCGACCGGCCTGTTCACCGACGCGACCAAGGCGGCTGCGCACCGGAACCACGGCGTCAAGAAGGTGATCATCTCGGCCCCGGCCAAGAATGAGGATCTCACCATCGTGCTCGGGGTCAACGACGACGTTTACGACCCGGCCAAGCATAACGTCATTTCCAACGCGAGCTGCACCACGAACGGTCTCGCGCCGGTAGCCAAGATCCTGCACGACCGATTCGGAATCGAAAAAGGTCTCCTAACCACCATCCACGCTTTCACCAACTCCCAGAAGACCCAAGACACCGCGGCGAAGGACCTGCGCGACGCGCGAGCCGCCTCGCAGAACATCGTTCCCTCCAGCACGGGCGCGGCCAAGGCGGTTGGTCTGGTCATTCCCGAGCTCCAGGGCAAGTTCACCGGCATGGCGTTCCGGGTTCCGGTTCCCACGGTATCGGTGGTCGATTTCACCGCCGTCCTCGCTAAGGACGCGAGTCCCGCGGAGATCAACGCCGCGATGAAGGAGTATGCGGAAGGCAAGATGAAGGACATCCTCGAATACACCGAGGAGGAGCTCGTCTCGACCGACCTGAAGGGGAATCCGCACTCCTCGATCTTTTCCGCCGTCGACACCGTCGGCGTCGGCAACCTGGTGAAGGTCGTGAGCTGGTACGACAACGAGTGGGGCTATTCCTGCCGCATCGCCGACCTCTGCAAATTCGTCGCCGATCGCTTCTAG
- a CDS encoding DUF167 domain-containing protein: MPHSELKVRVTPRSSRNKIEAVGGQVKVWVTASPTDGQANDAVCRAVADALDLPRSAVSVKRGHTAREKTLTVEGLPIDEVLRRIA; the protein is encoded by the coding sequence ATGCCACATAGCGAGCTCAAAGTCCGGGTGACGCCGCGAAGCAGCCGGAATAAGATTGAGGCGGTGGGAGGCCAGGTCAAGGTGTGGGTGACCGCTTCGCCGACCGACGGCCAAGCGAATGATGCCGTCTGCCGCGCCGTCGCCGACGCCTTGGACCTTCCGCGATCGGCCGTCTCGGTCAAAAGGGGACACACGGCTCGGGAAAAGACGCTTACCGTGGAAGGGTTGCCGATCGACGAAGTCCTTCGGCGCATTGCTTAA
- a CDS encoding M28 family peptidase, giving the protein MHSYRSSLSVLLPALLLSLASAQYPGATPPPNDLKRGFDAITIPKAQSILTFLATQCDGRGTGQPGFQKAAEYVAKKFKAAGLKPMGDNGTYFQHQTFYRSMTVNPKIAGADGKVLVDRGLVLNPTKENIDVTGPVMVVRAINDKMRLSEADAAKLDGKIVILIAPAGRSSVRSQVAAADTKALLTVVDGNPIFAPSVRRTPGGPTSMTVSGRIAKKSLGRLGKSIETFAGMTPVSEITILEPSLTLHVTGQTKSEDVKVPNVVGLLEGSDPVLKNEYIGIGGHLDHLGVNQAGVVYPGADDDGSGSTSVMLIADAMKNNRVKPRRSILFMTFFGEEMGLLGSSFLTDHPPVPLDKMVSELQMDMVARDSFGPQNGDPNRIDKVEENMDTIRLVGSKRISTDLDHVIQDVNKYVGFRFKYDAEDVYTRSDHYNFAKKGIPIAFLFDGFTPSYHQPTDTVDTIDFKKLTSAAKLYYLTALAIANTDQAPRKDVGK; this is encoded by the coding sequence ATGCATTCCTACCGTAGCTCGCTGTCCGTTCTACTTCCCGCTCTCCTCTTATCTCTGGCTTCGGCCCAATATCCGGGTGCGACGCCGCCGCCAAACGATCTTAAGCGCGGATTCGACGCGATCACGATTCCGAAAGCGCAGTCGATCCTCACCTTCCTCGCCACCCAGTGTGACGGCCGGGGTACCGGCCAACCCGGATTTCAGAAAGCGGCGGAATACGTCGCGAAGAAATTCAAAGCCGCGGGCCTCAAGCCGATGGGCGATAACGGAACGTACTTCCAACACCAGACCTTCTACCGGTCGATGACGGTGAACCCGAAGATCGCCGGCGCCGATGGCAAGGTTTTGGTCGATCGCGGCTTGGTTTTGAACCCGACCAAGGAAAATATCGACGTCACCGGACCGGTGATGGTGGTGCGAGCGATCAACGATAAGATGCGGCTCTCCGAGGCCGACGCGGCGAAGCTCGACGGTAAGATCGTCATCCTCATCGCTCCGGCAGGCCGCAGCTCAGTTCGGTCTCAGGTCGCGGCCGCCGACACCAAGGCTCTGCTCACCGTCGTAGACGGGAATCCAATTTTCGCCCCGAGCGTGCGGAGAACCCCCGGCGGGCCGACCAGCATGACGGTCAGCGGGCGGATTGCGAAAAAGTCACTGGGCCGGCTCGGCAAGTCGATTGAGACATTTGCGGGAATGACGCCGGTCAGCGAAATCACCATCTTAGAGCCCAGCCTAACGCTCCATGTGACCGGCCAAACGAAGAGCGAGGACGTTAAGGTTCCCAACGTCGTCGGCCTTCTCGAGGGCTCTGATCCGGTGCTCAAGAATGAGTACATCGGAATTGGGGGCCATCTGGACCACCTAGGAGTTAACCAGGCGGGCGTCGTTTACCCCGGGGCGGACGACGACGGATCGGGCTCGACATCGGTGATGCTGATCGCGGATGCGATGAAGAACAACCGCGTCAAACCCCGGCGCAGCATTCTTTTCATGACCTTCTTCGGCGAAGAAATGGGGCTGCTCGGATCGTCATTTTTGACGGACCACCCACCCGTACCGCTCGATAAGATGGTCTCCGAGCTCCAGATGGACATGGTTGCCAGGGACTCGTTCGGCCCCCAAAACGGCGATCCAAACCGGATCGACAAGGTCGAAGAAAACATGGATACGATCCGCCTGGTCGGCAGCAAACGGATCTCGACCGATCTCGACCACGTGATCCAGGACGTCAACAAGTACGTGGGATTCCGTTTCAAGTACGACGCCGAAGACGTCTACACCCGCAGCGACCACTACAACTTCGCCAAGAAAGGGATCCCAATCGCCTTCCTCTTCGACGGATTCACTCCCAGCTACCACCAGCCGACCGACACCGTCGACACGATCGACTTTAAGAAGCTGACGAGCGCCGCCAAGCTGTACTACCTGACGGCGCTGGCGATCGCCAACACCGACCAGGCACCGCGGAAGGATGTTGGGAAGTAG
- a CDS encoding diacylglycerol/lipid kinase family protein translates to MNDRAGRFKSTVSTDEMSKLLKHLDLNIAVVGTKSEAHMIAVLKELVAKRADRVALAGGDGTIHTAIQVLAGTQTSMGIVPQGTQNNFATALRLPQDLPSALRTLIEGEPLPVDLGYGCGMYFAESAGVGLFANALALYGADANKNLIRGMYAIFKIVTNLRASRIRLTVDGELINEPAVFCAAMNTYRFAQSLPIAPSAKVTDGLLDVVVLGDLHRNELIGYYRAIRKQLHVMLPKTRIIQAKSVKIESRRPLPVHVDDKIRGATPVTLECRPGILKVIVERL, encoded by the coding sequence ATGAACGACAGGGCGGGCCGCTTTAAATCGACTGTCTCGACCGACGAGATGTCCAAGCTGCTTAAACACCTCGACCTCAACATCGCGGTGGTGGGCACCAAGTCCGAGGCCCATATGATCGCGGTGCTGAAGGAACTGGTGGCCAAACGAGCCGACCGCGTCGCTCTCGCCGGAGGCGACGGCACCATCCACACCGCCATCCAAGTACTGGCCGGAACCCAAACGTCGATGGGTATCGTGCCGCAAGGCACCCAAAATAATTTCGCCACTGCCTTGCGGCTCCCCCAGGACTTGCCATCCGCTCTCCGCACCCTGATCGAAGGCGAGCCGCTTCCGGTGGATCTTGGCTACGGCTGCGGAATGTATTTCGCCGAATCCGCCGGAGTGGGGCTGTTCGCCAACGCCCTCGCCCTCTATGGCGCCGACGCCAATAAGAACCTCATTCGCGGTATGTACGCCATCTTTAAGATCGTTACGAATCTACGAGCGAGCCGTATCAGACTCACCGTTGACGGCGAGCTGATCAACGAGCCCGCCGTCTTCTGCGCGGCGATGAACACGTACCGGTTCGCCCAGTCCCTTCCGATCGCCCCCAGCGCAAAGGTTACCGACGGTTTGCTGGACGTGGTCGTCCTCGGCGACCTCCACCGAAACGAGCTCATCGGCTATTACCGCGCGATCCGAAAGCAGCTTCACGTCATGCTCCCGAAGACCCGGATCATCCAAGCCAAGTCCGTCAAAATCGAATCCCGCCGCCCCCTGCCCGTCCACGTAGACGATAAAATCCGCGGCGCCACCCCCGTCACCCTCGAGTGCCGCCCCGGCATCCTAAAAGTTATCGTAGAAAGACTCTGA
- a CDS encoding DivIVA domain-containing protein, with the protein MPIDLERPELRKRIRGYDPTAVDRLIHGAAKTLQELLFENSALREELERLRADSDRAKLQEETLKDVLVLAQRAADETRATAQKQAEAVVEEARQAAMSERMATQQKLSETRWEIERLRLERSRYAEEFRALLERHQRELSQMVPLTIVEGEASSA; encoded by the coding sequence ATGCCAATCGATTTAGAGCGCCCCGAACTCAGGAAGAGAATTCGGGGCTACGACCCAACTGCGGTGGACCGGTTGATCCACGGCGCGGCGAAGACGCTACAAGAGCTTCTCTTTGAAAACTCGGCCCTCAGAGAAGAGTTGGAGCGCCTGCGCGCCGACTCCGATCGAGCGAAGCTTCAAGAGGAAACCCTTAAAGACGTCCTCGTCCTCGCGCAACGCGCGGCCGACGAGACGCGCGCGACCGCTCAGAAACAGGCGGAAGCGGTGGTCGAGGAGGCTCGCCAGGCAGCGATGTCCGAGCGAATGGCGACCCAGCAGAAGCTGAGTGAAACCCGCTGGGAAATCGAACGCCTCCGCTTGGAGCGATCCCGCTACGCGGAAGAATTCCGAGCGCTCCTCGAGCGCCACCAGCGGGAGCTTTCCCAAATGGTGCCTTTAACGATCGTTGAAGGAGAAGCGTCCAGCGCATAG